Sequence from the Malaciobacter pacificus genome:
ATATTTTTTTTTGTTTCTTGCGCGTTTATGAATGAAGTAAATAAAAATATAAAAAAGATTATTTTTATTATTTGTATCATTTCTTTCCTTTTGATTATTATACATAAAATATAATAAATAATTAAAAAGTGATATATCAAAGTATATACTTTTACTAAAATAAAGAAAAATTTTTATACACTACACTTTTAAATAAGGTAAAAATTTGGATAAAAATATAGTTTTAAAAGTAGAAGATTTAACATTTTATTATAAAAAAGAGAAACCAATTTATGAAAATTTTAATTTAAATTTACATGAAGGTGAACTTATTACTATATTTGGAAAAAGTGGAAGTGGAAAGACAACACTTTTTGAACTTATTATTGGTACTTTAAAACCAATAAAAGGAACTATTCAAAAAGAGAATATAAGTTTGATTTTTCAAGATCCATATAACTCTTTTCATCCAACTTATTCAATAATAGAGCAAATTAATGATGTAGTACAAAGAGATTATGAAAAAGAGTTACCAAGTTTACTAGAAAAACTTACACTACAAAAAGAACTACTATATAAAAAGCCATATGAATTAAGTGGAGGTCAGTTACAAAGATGTTCAATTTTAAGAGCACTTTTGATGAAACCAAAATTACTTTTGGTTGATGAACCAACTTCTGCACTTGATAATATAATTGCATATGATGTAATGAAATTATTGGTTTCTTTGCTTGATAATTGTGCAATTCTTTTAATAACACATGATATTGATATGGCTAAATGGTGTAGTGATAAAATTATAAGGTTAGAGGAAAAATGAACGAACAAAAAAAAGCATTAGTTTTACTAAATATGGGTGGAGCTAGAAATAAAGATGAGTTAAAAATGTTTTTAACAAATATGTTTAATGATGAAAATATTTTAACAATTAATATTGATTTTATTAGAAGTTTAATAGCAAAATTTATTGTATCAAGAAGACTTGATGAAGCATGGAAAAATTATGAA
This genomic interval carries:
- a CDS encoding ATP-binding cassette domain-containing protein: MDKNIVLKVEDLTFYYKKEKPIYENFNLNLHEGELITIFGKSGSGKTTLFELIIGTLKPIKGTIQKENISLIFQDPYNSFHPTYSIIEQINDVVQRDYEKELPSLLEKLTLQKELLYKKPYELSGGQLQRCSILRALLMKPKLLLVDEPTSALDNIIAYDVMKLLVSLLDNCAILLITHDIDMAKWCSDKIIRLEEK